In Elaeis guineensis isolate ETL-2024a chromosome 1, EG11, whole genome shotgun sequence, a genomic segment contains:
- the LOC109505473 gene encoding uncharacterized protein, giving the protein MAKFLWAKVKRKDLEVGHTDLDDYLFASQSKKIKTLEEESIIPLEFEQQLPKEHIYSCVQETRAVMAENIPDFGLKENSKFSFHEPLDALVVQSPRSSDVSFRLHPYLISDTKSQYFLPSDPNLMIMEEVPMDNKPVPVKNHFDVVPSLPSQALTAHVIEDIMSRSNLLEPMEAEEEQDDSMELEEDREQQYHVTAQLYASNSVLWSGFF; this is encoded by the exons ATGGCCAAATTCTTGTGGGCAAAGGTGAAGAGGAAGGACCTGGAGGTGGGGCACACCGACTTGGACGACTACTTGTTCGCTTCTCAGTCTAAGAAGATCAAAACGCTG GAAGAAGAGTCCATAATTCCACTGGAATTTGAACAGCAGCTGCCAAAAGAGCACATATACAGTTGCGTGCAGGAAACGAGAGCTGTGATGGCCGAAAATATTCCTGATTTTGGATTGAAGGAAAACAGCAAATTCTCTTTTCATGAGCCATTGGATGCACTGGTGGTTCAGTCTCCACGTTCTTCTGATGTTTCTTTCAGACTGCACCCATATTTGATTTCTGATACTAAAA GTCAATACTTCTTGCCAAGTGATCCCAACTTGATGATAATGGAGGAGGTTCCCATGGACAACAAACCAGTTCCAGTGAAGAACCACTTCGATGTAGTTCCCTCATTGCCATCGCAGGCCTTAACCGCTCATGTGATAGAGGATATTATGTCAAGAAGCAATCTGTTAGAGCCAATGGAAGCTGAAGAAGAACAAGATGATTCAATGGAACTCGAAGAGGACAGAGAGCAACAATACCATGTGACAGCACAGCTCTACGCATCAAATTCTGTGTTGTGGTCAG GCTTTTTCTGA
- the LOC105039347 gene encoding ethanolamine-phosphate cytidylyltransferase, producing MLPTMGGSVEFDTNRWIWNGACYPQLVGLGGIMITIAILWLSTGYFGGIGVPYFPYFWLDLGIFCKKKDRKRPVRVYMDGCFDLMHYGHANALRQAKALGDELVVGVVSDEEIVANKGPPVLSMEERLILVSGLKWVDEVIANAPYAITEEFMNTLFNKYNIDYIIHGDDPCLLPDGTDAYGPAKKAGRYKQIKRTEGVSSTDIVGRILSSLRGREVDKNHNKASQSEPRGSIRTQLSHFLPTSRRIMQFSNGKGPEPDARVVYIDGAFDLFHAGHVEILRCARQLGDFLLVGVHGDQTVSERRGCHPVMHLHERSLSVLACRYVDEVIIGAPWEVTRDMITTFNISLVVHGTVAEGSCNNEVDPYATPKSMGIFKTIASPKNITSTSVARRIIDNHEAYKKRNAKKSKSENRYYAEKKFVSED from the exons ATGTTACCAACAATGGGCGGCTCTGTGGAATTTGACACCAATCGTTGGATCTGGAATGGGGCGTGCTATCCCCAGTTGGTTGGGCTTGGCGGGATTATGATCACCATTGCCATTCTCTGGCTCTCAACCGGCTATTTCGGTGGAATTGGAGTTCCATACTTCCCGTACTTCTGGCTGGATTTAGGCATCTTCTGCAAGAAGAAAGATAGGAAGAGGCCAGTGAGGGTCTACATGGACGGGTGCTTCGACCTCATGCACTATGGCCATGCGAATGCATTGCGGCAGGCCAAGGCTTTGGGGGATGAATTGGTGGTTGGAGTTGTCAGTGATGAAGAGATTGTGGCCAACAAGGGTCCTCCTGTTTTGTCTATGGAAGAGAG GTTGATCCTTGTCAGTGGGCTCAAGTGGGTGGATGAGGTCATTGCAAATGCTCCTTATGCAATCACTGAAGAATTCATGAACACCCTTTTCAATAAATACAACATTGACTACATTATACATGGAGATGATCCTTGCTTACTACCTGATGGAACTGATGCTTATGGACCAGCTAAGAAGGCAGGGCGTTATAAGCAAATCAAGCGCACGGAAGGTGTCTCAAGCACTGATATTGTTG GCAGAATATTATCATCATTGAGAGGTAGAGAAGTGGATAAGAATCATAATAAGGCATCTCAGTCTGAACCTCGTGGCTCAATTAGAACACAGCTATCTCATTTTCTGCCTACATCTCGTCGGATCATGCAGTTTTCCAATGGGAAG GGACCTGAACCAGATGCTCGTGTGGTGTATATAGATGGTGCTTTTGATCTTTTCCACGCTGGTCATGTTGAG ATCCTAAGATGTGCTAGACAACTTGGAGATTTTCTACTTGTAGGTGTCCATGGTGACCAAACCGTGAG TGAAAGGAGAGGATGTCATCCTGTAATGCACCTCCATGAACGTAGCCTCAGTGTACTTGCATGCCGATATGTTGATGAAGTCATCATTGGTGCTCCTTGGGAAGTTACCAGAGATATG ATTACTACATTCAATATATCATTGGTTGTTCATGGGACGGTAGCTGAGGGAAGTTGTAAT AATGAGGTTGACCCATATGCTACACCGAAGAGCATGGGAATTTTCAAGACAATTGCAAGCCCTAAAAATATCACTTCAACATCGGTAGCTAGGAGAATAATTGATAATCATGAAGCTTACAAG AAACGGAATGCCAAAAAGAGCAAAAGTGAGAACAGATATTATGCAGAGAAGAAATTTGTGTCCGAAGATTGA